The following are from one region of the Edaphobacter acidisoli genome:
- a CDS encoding GGDEF domain-containing protein gives MGLVTLLDERSQWARASEVLKLGDTPREAAFCVHAIRQSGLLVVKDAMMDDRFASNPLILAEPTLRFYAGVALETSDGHQFGTLSVIDTMPRILTAEQDMTLRVLGHQVSARLELAMQRQTLDRALVEREATQASLRASEELFRAFMNASPFLSYIKDAAGRLLFYNKSFAQRFGISEYAWLGRTDEQLWSRKLTKSVRAHDLEVMASGRIVESEEHIRDADGTVSSLRSFKFPCHDSAGNLLLSGVAVDISEEVAHKLELERYQRELEEANDQLRRLAVTDELTGLRNRRAFEERLVMEFSMARRRKRDLAVLLIDVDDFKAINDRFGHAAGDEVLRRLGMILRTTVRLPDLPARYGGEEFAILLPECGEEGAMGLSRRIMQRVATEDWENDPLTISIGMAAMNESLENGFQLVDMADDALYAAKRAGKNRAMAHSAE, from the coding sequence TTGGGTCTGGTAACGCTCCTCGATGAGCGAAGCCAGTGGGCACGTGCGTCCGAAGTACTTAAACTAGGCGATACCCCCCGCGAGGCAGCCTTCTGCGTCCACGCCATCCGCCAGTCGGGTCTGCTCGTTGTCAAGGACGCGATGATGGATGACCGGTTCGCCTCCAACCCCCTAATCCTTGCCGAACCCACTCTCAGGTTCTACGCCGGCGTAGCCCTTGAAACCTCCGACGGCCACCAGTTCGGCACCCTCTCCGTCATCGACACCATGCCCCGCATCCTGACCGCCGAGCAGGACATGACCCTGCGGGTCCTCGGCCACCAGGTCAGCGCACGGCTGGAACTCGCCATGCAACGCCAGACACTCGACCGGGCGCTCGTGGAAAGAGAAGCGACTCAGGCCAGCCTGCGCGCCAGCGAAGAACTCTTCCGCGCCTTCATGAACGCCAGCCCCTTCCTCAGCTACATCAAGGACGCGGCTGGTCGCCTGCTCTTCTACAACAAGAGCTTCGCCCAACGCTTCGGCATCAGCGAGTACGCGTGGCTGGGCCGCACGGACGAGCAACTCTGGTCCCGCAAGCTCACCAAATCCGTCCGCGCCCACGACCTCGAGGTCATGGCCAGCGGACGCATCGTCGAATCAGAAGAGCACATCCGCGACGCCGACGGAACCGTCAGCTCCCTGCGTTCATTCAAGTTCCCCTGTCACGACTCAGCTGGAAACCTGCTCCTCTCCGGAGTCGCCGTGGACATCTCCGAGGAGGTAGCACACAAGCTAGAGCTGGAGCGCTACCAGCGCGAGCTTGAAGAGGCCAACGACCAGCTCCGACGCCTCGCCGTGACTGACGAACTCACCGGTCTGCGCAACCGCCGCGCCTTCGAGGAGCGACTGGTCATGGAGTTCTCGATGGCCCGCCGCCGCAAGCGCGACCTGGCCGTACTCCTGATCGACGTCGACGACTTCAAAGCCATCAACGACCGCTTCGGTCACGCCGCGGGCGACGAGGTCCTACGCCGCCTTGGCATGATCTTGCGAACGACGGTTCGCCTGCCCGACCTGCCTGCACGCTACGGAGGTGAAGAGTTCGCCATCCTGCTGCCAGAGTGCGGCGAGGAGGGCGCGATGGGCCTCTCTCGACGTATCATGCAACGCGTCGCAACCGAAGACTGGGAGAACGACCCCCTGACCATCAGCATCGGCATGGCCGCCATGAACGAGTCGCTCGAAAACGGATTCCAGCTGGTTGATATGGCCGATGATGCTCTCTATGCTGCGAAACGCGCCGGAAAGAACCGCGCTATGGCCCATAGCGCGGAGTGA
- the rplQ gene encoding 50S ribosomal protein L17: MRHRNGGFKLGRNTSHRRAVLRNLVTSVILTDRIETTITKCKASRPLIEKMITLGKRGTVHARRQAAAYLLTANAVDRLFATVAPRYGDRNGGYLRIVRTGARKGDAAEMAFIELLGAEQELNEKAKKRAEARAKKREELAKQLEEQNAAEGSDNSTES, translated from the coding sequence ATGCGTCACCGTAATGGCGGCTTCAAGCTGGGCCGCAACACTAGCCATCGTCGCGCAGTTCTGCGCAACCTCGTCACCTCCGTCATTCTGACGGATCGCATCGAGACTACGATCACCAAGTGCAAGGCGTCGCGCCCGCTGATCGAGAAGATGATCACGCTTGGCAAGCGTGGGACCGTTCATGCGCGCCGCCAAGCTGCAGCGTACTTGCTGACAGCCAATGCCGTTGATCGTCTCTTTGCTACAGTTGCTCCGCGTTACGGGGATCGCAACGGCGGCTACCTTCGCATCGTCCGCACGGGTGCGCGCAAGGGAGATGCAGCCGAGATGGCATTTATCGAATTGCTCGGCGCAGAGCAGGAGCTCAACGAGAAGGCGAAGAAGAGAGCAGAAGCTCGTGCCAAGAAGCGCGAAGAGCTGGCTAAGCAGCTCGAAGAGCAGAACGCTGCGGAAGGCTCGGACAATAGCACCGAGTCCTAA
- a CDS encoding DNA-directed RNA polymerase subunit alpha yields MLWRGFQKPKRLAVDNETLTDKYGKFSAQPFERGFGTTIGNALRRTLLSSIEGAAVTAVRIEGVLHEFQSITGVVEDATDIILNLKQIPFKLNGEGPKALYLRSDQAGVVTSGMIEADGDVEILDKNIYICTVSDGGKIDMEMRLKRGRGYVSADKNFDADLGLGFIPVDSVHSPVRKVNYLVEAARLGQITDYDKLTIEIWTNGTVLPADALGLSAKLLKDHMTIFINFEEEIEAGHESHDGAVIHNENLNRSVEELELSVRSYNCLKNANIATIGELIQKTEAEMLKTKNFGRKSLNEIKEILAQMGLSLGMKIDEHGNPQPGPTSVLPAATLAASFGHFDDDEDDEDDDDLVMPSETENF; encoded by the coding sequence ATGCTTTGGAGAGGATTCCAGAAGCCCAAGCGTCTCGCAGTCGACAACGAAACACTCACCGATAAGTACGGCAAGTTCTCCGCGCAGCCATTTGAGCGCGGTTTCGGCACCACGATTGGCAATGCGCTCCGTCGCACGCTGCTGTCTTCAATTGAAGGCGCGGCCGTCACTGCTGTACGCATCGAAGGCGTGCTGCACGAATTCCAGTCCATTACCGGTGTTGTTGAAGATGCGACTGACATCATCCTGAACCTGAAGCAGATTCCCTTCAAGCTCAACGGGGAAGGCCCGAAGGCTCTCTATCTCCGCTCGGACCAGGCCGGCGTTGTCACCTCCGGCATGATCGAAGCTGACGGAGACGTCGAGATTCTCGATAAGAACATCTACATCTGCACCGTCTCCGATGGTGGCAAAATTGACATGGAGATGCGCCTGAAGCGCGGGCGCGGATATGTCTCCGCAGATAAGAACTTCGACGCAGACCTCGGCCTGGGCTTCATCCCCGTCGATTCAGTCCACTCGCCTGTGCGCAAGGTCAACTACCTTGTCGAAGCTGCACGTCTTGGCCAGATCACCGACTACGACAAGCTCACCATCGAGATCTGGACCAACGGAACAGTGCTTCCAGCTGATGCACTCGGTCTTTCCGCCAAGCTTCTCAAGGATCACATGACGATCTTCATCAACTTTGAAGAGGAGATTGAGGCGGGTCATGAGAGCCATGATGGCGCGGTCATACACAATGAGAACCTGAACCGCTCGGTCGAGGAGCTTGAGCTTTCGGTGCGCAGCTACAACTGCCTGAAGAACGCCAACATTGCCACGATCGGGGAGCTGATTCAGAAGACTGAAGCCGAGATGCTCAAGACCAAGAACTTCGGCCGCAAGTCGCTGAACGAGATCAAGGAGATTCTCGCTCAGATGGGCCTCTCGCTCGGCATGAAGATTGACGAGCACGGTAATCCGCAGCCTGGCCCGACCTCTGTGTTGCCAGCAGCGACACTCGCCGCCAGCTTCGGACACTTCGATGACGATGAGGATGACGAGGACGATGATGACCTCGTGATGCCCAGCGAGACAGAGAATTTCTAA
- the rpsD gene encoding 30S ribosomal protein S4 — protein sequence MARYTGAVCRLCRRDGTKLFLKGAKCFSEKCPVEKRNFPPGQHGQSRKAKKVVGYGLQLREKQKAKRIYFTLETQFRAYYQKASNKTGVTGELLLQQLETRLDNVAYRLGFAISRRQARQLVRHGHVQVNGRKVNIPSFQCKVGDEVAIREGSKSIPILEEAKNFASGQNSVAWLDINRDNFSGKVLALPKREDVNLPINEQLIVELYSK from the coding sequence ATGGCACGTTATACAGGAGCCGTCTGCCGCCTTTGCCGTCGCGACGGTACCAAGCTTTTCCTCAAGGGGGCAAAGTGCTTCTCTGAGAAATGCCCAGTTGAGAAACGCAACTTCCCCCCAGGCCAGCACGGTCAGTCGCGTAAGGCTAAAAAAGTCGTAGGTTACGGCCTCCAACTCCGCGAGAAGCAGAAGGCCAAGCGCATCTACTTCACGTTGGAGACCCAGTTCCGCGCCTACTACCAGAAGGCTTCGAACAAGACCGGCGTCACCGGCGAGCTTCTGCTCCAGCAGCTTGAGACCCGCCTCGATAACGTGGCCTACCGGCTGGGCTTTGCCATCAGCCGCCGCCAGGCGCGGCAGCTTGTCCGTCACGGACACGTGCAGGTCAACGGCCGCAAGGTCAACATCCCGTCGTTCCAGTGCAAGGTGGGCGATGAGGTCGCCATCCGCGAGGGTTCGAAGTCGATTCCTATCCTCGAAGAGGCGAAGAACTTCGCCAGCGGTCAGAACTCTGTCGCCTGGTTGGACATCAACCGCGATAACTTCTCCGGCAAGGTGCTCGCCCTGCCGAAGCGTGAGGACGTCAACCTGCCGATCAATGAGCAGTTGATCGTCGAACTTTACAGCAAGTAA
- the rpsK gene encoding 30S ribosomal protein S11 yields the protein MAKTQNKAAAKPGKNKKFKKRERKNVPFGLVFIQASFNNTIVTITDQAGNTLSWKSSGSLGFRGSRKGTPFAAQQAAVGAATLARDHGVRSVDVRVSGPGSGRESAIRALATAGIEVRSIRDVTPMPHNGCRPPKRRRV from the coding sequence ATGGCAAAGACTCAGAATAAAGCCGCTGCAAAGCCCGGCAAGAACAAGAAGTTCAAGAAGCGCGAGCGCAAGAACGTTCCATTTGGGCTCGTGTTCATTCAGGCGTCGTTCAACAACACTATCGTCACCATCACCGACCAGGCTGGCAACACGCTGTCGTGGAAGAGCTCGGGCTCGCTCGGCTTCCGTGGCTCACGTAAGGGCACGCCGTTTGCGGCTCAGCAGGCTGCGGTGGGCGCGGCCACTTTGGCCCGCGATCACGGTGTCCGCTCGGTCGATGTCCGCGTCAGTGGCCCCGGCTCGGGACGCGAGTCTGCCATCCGCGCGCTCGCCACGGCCGGCATCGAGGTGCGCAGCATCCGCGACGTTACGCCGATGCCGCACAACGGCTGCCGTCCTCCGAAGCGTCGCCGCGTGTAA
- the rpsM gene encoding 30S ribosomal protein S13, which yields MARIAGVDIPANKQVRIGLTYIYGIGDSRAAKILAQADVDPYAKISTLDEDQLNRIRHVIETEGQIEGDLRKEVGLNIKRLIEIQSYRGLRHRRSLPVRGQRTHTNARTRKGPRKGTVAGKKKATK from the coding sequence ATGGCACGTATTGCTGGAGTCGATATTCCTGCCAACAAGCAGGTTCGTATCGGGCTCACTTATATCTACGGGATCGGTGACTCGCGCGCTGCGAAGATTCTGGCGCAGGCCGATGTTGATCCCTACGCTAAGATCTCTACGCTTGATGAGGATCAGTTGAACCGCATCCGCCACGTCATCGAGACTGAGGGTCAGATTGAGGGTGATCTGCGTAAAGAGGTCGGACTCAACATCAAGCGTCTGATCGAAATTCAGTCCTATCGCGGCCTTCGCCATCGCCGCTCGCTTCCAGTCCGTGGCCAGCGCACCCACACCAACGCTCGCACCCGCAAAGGCCCGCGCAAGGGCACTGTTGCCGGTAAGAAGAAAGCGACGAAATAA
- the rpmJ gene encoding 50S ribosomal protein L36 — translation MKVRASVKKICDKCKIIHRRGVVRVICENAKHKQRQG, via the coding sequence ATGAAGGTCCGTGCGTCAGTAAAGAAGATTTGTGACAAGTGCAAGATCATTCACCGCCGTGGTGTGGTGCGTGTGATTTGCGAGAATGCCAAGCATAAGCAGCGTCAGGGCTAG
- the infA gene encoding translation initiation factor IF-1, with protein MSKEDAIEVMAVVVETLPNAMFKVELENKHQALAHVSGRMRKNFIRILPGDRVAIELSPYDLNRGRIVYRYK; from the coding sequence TTGTCGAAGGAAGATGCAATTGAGGTGATGGCAGTCGTTGTCGAGACCCTGCCAAACGCGATGTTCAAGGTTGAGCTTGAGAACAAGCATCAAGCACTTGCGCACGTCTCTGGACGGATGCGCAAGAACTTTATTCGCATTCTTCCCGGTGACCGTGTCGCGATTGAGTTGAGTCCGTACGACCTCAACCGTGGCCGCATCGTCTACCGCTACAAGTAG
- the map gene encoding type I methionyl aminopeptidase: MAIMIKTPEEIAKMRVSGRALRQVHDAIAPHVVAGVSTMDLEEIAVKKIAELDAKAAFKGYHGYPSALCTSVNEEVVHGMPNAKRVLKEGDVLSIDCGVIIDGYYADAAVTYPIGKVSDHARKLLNVTLHSLEEAIKQCQVGGRLSDISATVQRICEAEGFGVVREFVGHGIGRSMHEDPQVPNFGEAGKGPRLKAGMVLAIEPMINAGGAGVHVLKDGWTAVTNDGSYSAHFEHTVAITKDGPQVLTR, encoded by the coding sequence ATGGCCATCATGATCAAGACGCCTGAAGAGATAGCAAAGATGCGCGTCTCCGGCAGGGCTCTTCGGCAGGTGCATGACGCGATTGCGCCGCATGTCGTCGCGGGTGTCTCGACGATGGATCTCGAAGAGATCGCCGTCAAAAAAATTGCTGAGCTTGACGCAAAAGCTGCTTTCAAGGGATACCACGGCTATCCGTCGGCACTCTGCACGTCAGTAAATGAAGAGGTCGTTCATGGAATGCCCAATGCTAAGCGCGTCCTTAAAGAGGGCGACGTCCTTTCAATTGATTGCGGAGTGATCATCGACGGATACTATGCCGATGCTGCTGTTACATACCCGATTGGCAAGGTTAGCGACCATGCACGAAAGTTGTTGAATGTAACCTTGCATTCCCTCGAAGAGGCCATAAAGCAGTGCCAGGTCGGCGGTCGACTCAGTGACATCTCTGCAACTGTGCAGAGAATCTGTGAGGCAGAAGGGTTTGGGGTTGTACGCGAGTTCGTCGGGCACGGAATCGGGCGCAGTATGCACGAGGACCCTCAGGTTCCCAACTTCGGCGAGGCAGGCAAGGGCCCCCGGTTAAAGGCAGGCATGGTGCTGGCGATTGAGCCGATGATCAATGCTGGTGGGGCTGGAGTTCACGTACTCAAGGATGGATGGACCGCTGTAACCAATGACGGAAGCTATAGCGCCCACTTCGAGCACACCGTGGCCATCACAAAAGATGGACCTCAGGTTTTGACACGCTAG
- a CDS encoding adenylate kinase: MTQPARTETGFLPGPIILLGAPGVGKGTQAKLLMAKFGIPQISTGDILRDNIARKTELGREAKARMDHGHLVEDEIVNGMVAQRLNAQDTEGGFILDGYPRTTAQASYIERLRCSDEGGDKVSLSLPFVAINIVVDETELLKRITGRRICPSGHIYNIYSNPPKRENVCDVDGSPLEQRTDDTEQAFHKRMDEYRAKTAPVIAYFNDKGHLFRQVDGSQPVEQVSSAIVEMLRHLRGKAQV; this comes from the coding sequence ATGACGCAACCGGCCCGGACGGAGACAGGGTTTTTACCCGGGCCGATCATTCTTCTTGGTGCACCTGGTGTTGGTAAGGGAACCCAGGCAAAGCTACTGATGGCCAAGTTCGGCATTCCGCAGATATCCACTGGCGATATCCTGCGCGATAACATCGCTCGCAAGACGGAGCTTGGTCGTGAGGCCAAGGCACGGATGGACCACGGACATTTGGTTGAGGATGAGATCGTGAACGGCATGGTGGCGCAGCGTCTTAATGCGCAGGACACCGAGGGCGGATTTATCCTTGATGGCTATCCGCGAACGACGGCGCAGGCAAGCTACATCGAACGCTTGCGTTGCTCAGATGAAGGCGGAGACAAAGTATCTCTTTCGCTTCCGTTTGTGGCTATTAACATCGTTGTAGATGAAACTGAACTGTTGAAGCGCATCACTGGAAGGCGCATTTGCCCTTCGGGGCATATCTACAATATCTACTCGAACCCTCCGAAGCGAGAAAATGTCTGTGATGTCGATGGCTCACCCCTTGAACAGCGCACGGACGACACCGAGCAGGCATTTCACAAGCGCATGGACGAGTACCGAGCGAAGACGGCACCTGTAATCGCCTACTTTAATGACAAGGGGCATCTCTTCCGTCAGGTTGACGGCAGCCAACCGGTCGAACAGGTCAGTTCCGCCATTGTTGAAATGCTTCGCCATCTGCGCGGAAAGGCCCAGGTTTAG
- the secY gene encoding preprotein translocase subunit SecY yields the protein MFEKFANIFRIPDLRKRVLFMLGMMAVYRLGGHIPTPGINSDMLAQFFNQNAGSALGLVDLFSGGNLRKLTIFALGIMPYITAQIIFQLLTVIYEPLAKLQKEGELGRRKITQWTRYVTILLGIVQSLAIALTLTGTSTGSSMVTIPKYSFIALCVLTLTAGTAFIMWLGEQITDRGIGNGMSLLIFAGIVVGLPSGIADLYTKFRDDAWGAFTPIALVMLVVMMIAVVAFIVYVEKSERRIPVQYAKRIVGRKMMGGQSTHLPLKVNSGGVMPVIFAASILSAPLLFANATVFGYSMHDSPIFGPLFRALAPGEPWYELLYCVSIIFFAYFYISIVFRPDDIADNMRKYGGFIPGIRPGKRTADFINDVLTRLTLVGGIYLIIISLIPQMLISGIHFNHLWLIGRAFDSLPTWVTNGLGVTFYFGGTSLLIVVGVAMDTIQQIEAQLVMRHYEGFSPKSGRIRGRKSW from the coding sequence ATGTTCGAGAAGTTCGCAAACATCTTCCGCATCCCTGACCTGCGCAAGCGTGTGTTGTTCATGCTTGGCATGATGGCTGTGTACCGTCTCGGCGGCCACATCCCAACACCCGGCATCAATAGTGACATGTTGGCACAGTTCTTCAATCAGAACGCCGGGTCTGCGCTTGGCTTGGTTGATCTGTTCTCTGGCGGCAATCTGCGCAAGCTGACGATTTTTGCGCTGGGCATCATGCCGTATATCACGGCCCAGATTATCTTTCAGTTGCTAACGGTAATCTACGAGCCGTTGGCGAAGCTTCAGAAAGAAGGGGAGCTCGGCCGCCGCAAGATTACGCAATGGACTCGCTATGTCACGATCCTTCTGGGTATCGTGCAGTCGCTGGCAATTGCACTAACACTGACCGGCACATCGACTGGTTCTTCGATGGTGACGATTCCCAAGTACTCGTTTATAGCGCTTTGCGTGCTGACGCTGACGGCTGGCACGGCCTTTATCATGTGGCTGGGTGAGCAGATTACTGACCGCGGTATTGGCAATGGAATGTCGCTGTTGATCTTTGCCGGCATTGTGGTTGGACTGCCTTCTGGCATTGCCGACCTCTATACCAAGTTTCGTGACGATGCATGGGGAGCATTTACGCCCATCGCCTTGGTAATGCTGGTCGTGATGATGATAGCCGTTGTGGCATTCATCGTGTACGTTGAAAAGTCTGAGCGTCGGATCCCGGTGCAGTATGCCAAGCGCATTGTTGGTCGTAAGATGATGGGCGGGCAGTCTACGCATCTTCCACTCAAAGTTAACTCTGGCGGTGTGATGCCGGTCATCTTCGCGGCGTCGATTCTTTCGGCCCCTCTGCTTTTTGCCAACGCGACTGTCTTCGGCTATTCAATGCACGACTCGCCGATCTTCGGGCCGCTATTCCGCGCACTTGCTCCTGGCGAGCCGTGGTATGAGTTGCTCTACTGCGTTTCGATCATCTTCTTTGCGTACTTCTATATCTCGATTGTTTTTCGTCCGGATGACATTGCAGACAACATGCGCAAGTACGGCGGCTTCATTCCCGGCATCCGTCCGGGCAAGCGTACCGCGGACTTCATCAATGATGTGCTGACGCGCTTGACTTTGGTTGGCGGCATCTACCTGATCATCATCTCGCTGATACCGCAGATGCTTATCAGTGGTATCCACTTCAATCACCTTTGGCTGATTGGGCGAGCGTTTGACAGCCTGCCCACTTGGGTCACGAACGGTCTTGGCGTTACGTTCTACTTTGGCGGTACGTCGCTGCTGATCGTTGTGGGGGTGGCGATGGACACGATTCAGCAGATAGAAGCACAGCTTGTGATGCGTCACTATGAGGGTTTTTCCCCGAAGAGCGGACGTATTCGCGGGCGCAAGAGCTGGTAG
- the rplO gene encoding 50S ribosomal protein L15 encodes MAIRNLSNLRAPKKANENKKRVGRGMGSGMGKTSTRGHKGQGSRSGSSLMRGFEGGQMPLHRRLPKRGFTNIFRVEYQVLGLDRLAEIAAEQKVTEFTLDKIVALGLLRKKNGLVKVLNNGEIKTAVTVHAHKFSKTAQEAIEKAGGKAVLIS; translated from the coding sequence ATGGCAATTCGCAATCTCTCCAATCTGCGCGCGCCGAAGAAGGCGAACGAGAATAAAAAACGCGTCGGACGTGGTATGGGCTCGGGCATGGGTAAAACTTCTACCCGTGGTCACAAGGGGCAAGGCTCCCGTTCGGGTTCGTCGTTGATGCGTGGTTTTGAAGGCGGCCAGATGCCGCTTCATCGTCGTCTGCCAAAACGCGGCTTCACGAACATTTTCCGGGTGGAATACCAGGTGCTGGGTCTTGACCGGCTGGCGGAGATCGCGGCTGAGCAGAAGGTCACGGAGTTTACCCTCGATAAGATCGTTGCTCTGGGGCTGCTGCGCAAGAAGAATGGACTGGTCAAGGTGCTGAATAACGGAGAAATCAAGACTGCCGTTACGGTCCATGCGCACAAGTTTTCAAAGACCGCCCAGGAGGCGATTGAGAAGGCTGGCGGCAAGGCTGTCTTGATCAGCTAA
- the rpmD gene encoding 50S ribosomal protein L30 — MATKNATIKLQYYRSKIATPVKHKSVIKGLGFTRLNQIVEREDTPSIRGMVAKVPHLVRVVE, encoded by the coding sequence ATGGCTACCAAGAACGCAACGATTAAATTGCAGTACTACCGTTCGAAGATCGCTACACCGGTTAAGCACAAGTCTGTTATCAAGGGCCTTGGCTTTACTCGGCTGAACCAGATCGTCGAGCGTGAAGATACACCCTCGATCCGTGGAATGGTGGCCAAAGTGCCCCATCTGGTCCGCGTCGTCGAGTAG
- the rpsE gene encoding 30S ribosomal protein S5 — translation MAIKKKIDANRLNLKDEVVSINRVTKVVKGGKNMSFAALVVIGDPGEGVVGYGSGKAKEVPQAIRKGIESAKKNLHRVNLSQSTIPHQVLGHFGAGQVMLKPAPEGTGVIAGKTVRAVMTAAGVQNVLTKNLGSANPHNVIKATFDALTQLRNKEEVAALRGKATEEL, via the coding sequence ATGGCAATCAAGAAGAAGATCGATGCGAACCGGCTCAACTTGAAGGACGAGGTCGTCTCCATCAATCGCGTGACGAAGGTCGTCAAGGGCGGCAAAAACATGTCGTTTGCGGCGCTGGTCGTTATCGGCGATCCGGGCGAGGGTGTTGTGGGTTATGGCTCCGGCAAGGCGAAAGAGGTTCCGCAGGCTATTCGCAAAGGGATCGAGTCCGCCAAGAAGAATCTGCATAGAGTCAACCTGTCTCAGAGTACGATTCCGCACCAGGTGCTCGGCCACTTTGGCGCAGGCCAGGTGATGTTGAAGCCTGCTCCGGAAGGAACCGGCGTGATTGCTGGTAAGACAGTGCGTGCCGTGATGACCGCAGCCGGTGTGCAAAATGTGCTGACTAAGAATCTTGGCTCGGCCAATCCACACAACGTTATTAAGGCCACGTTCGATGCTCTCACCCAGCTTCGCAACAAGGAAGAAGTCGCCGCATTGCGCGGTAAAGCAACAGAGGAGCTTTAG
- the rplR gene encoding 50S ribosomal protein L18: MITPRPRNVIRKRVHTRIREKMSGTAERPRLNVYRSLNHIYTQLIDDQNGLTIASASTQGKKGETKGYGGNVAAAREVGKLIAERAKEKGVKKVVFDRGGYLYHGRVKALADAAREAGLEF, from the coding sequence ATGATTACACCCCGTCCACGCAACGTCATCCGGAAGCGCGTACATACTCGCATCCGCGAGAAAATGTCCGGCACCGCAGAGCGTCCGCGCCTGAATGTCTACCGTTCGCTCAACCATATTTACACTCAGCTCATCGACGATCAGAACGGCTTAACCATTGCTTCGGCTTCGACGCAGGGCAAGAAGGGCGAGACGAAGGGCTATGGTGGCAATGTCGCTGCTGCCCGTGAAGTGGGTAAACTGATTGCTGAGCGTGCCAAAGAGAAGGGCGTCAAGAAGGTTGTGTTTGACCGTGGCGGCTATCTGTATCACGGTCGCGTCAAGGCGCTTGCTGATGCGGCTCGCGAAGCCGGACTGGAATTCTAA
- the rplF gene encoding 50S ribosomal protein L6, protein MSRIGKKPIALPSGVKYTVNGNTVLVEGPKGKVTALLPGGIALVQKDGAIVTERQNDSQAAFHGLARALVFNAVTGVTKGWTKELDIVGIGYRAEMKGKGLVVFTLGYSHPIEFPLPTGVEVAIDPKQTHLTVTGIDRQKVGQVAADMRALRKPDPYKNKGVRYTGEKLKKKVGKTGAK, encoded by the coding sequence ATGTCACGTATTGGCAAAAAGCCGATTGCTCTGCCTTCCGGTGTGAAGTACACCGTCAACGGCAACACAGTTCTGGTCGAAGGCCCTAAGGGCAAAGTCACCGCTTTGCTTCCTGGAGGGATCGCGTTGGTTCAGAAGGACGGCGCGATTGTTACGGAGCGGCAGAATGACAGCCAGGCAGCCTTCCACGGTCTCGCTCGCGCGCTTGTCTTCAACGCGGTCACCGGTGTCACGAAAGGCTGGACGAAGGAGCTCGACATTGTCGGTATCGGCTACCGTGCCGAGATGAAGGGTAAAGGGTTAGTCGTCTTCACGCTTGGCTACTCGCATCCTATTGAGTTTCCGTTGCCCACTGGTGTTGAAGTTGCGATTGATCCGAAGCAGACTCACCTGACCGTCACTGGTATCGACCGGCAGAAGGTAGGGCAGGTTGCTGCGGATATGCGTGCTCTGCGTAAGCCTGATCCATACAAGAACAAAGGCGTCCGTTATACCGGCGAGAAGCTCAAGAAGAAGGTCGGCAAGACTGGGGCCAAATAA
- the rpsH gene encoding 30S ribosomal protein S8, translating into MNLTDPVADFLTRIRNSIRARHQKLDVPASKLKSEIARILKEEGYIANYKPTEENGQKVLRVYLKYGTNNEAAIRDLQRVSRPGCRVYLGRDEIRRVQGGLGISIMTTPKGVMTGRQARREGVGGEVLCEVW; encoded by the coding sequence ATGAATCTTACCGATCCAGTAGCAGACTTTTTGACGCGCATCCGCAACTCCATTCGTGCGCGCCACCAAAAGCTCGATGTTCCGGCGTCGAAGCTCAAAAGCGAGATCGCCCGCATTCTCAAAGAAGAGGGTTACATTGCCAATTACAAGCCGACCGAAGAGAATGGCCAGAAAGTGCTGCGTGTTTATCTGAAGTACGGCACGAACAATGAAGCCGCTATCCGCGATCTTCAGCGCGTTTCGCGTCCCGGCTGCCGCGTGTACCTGGGTCGCGACGAGATTCGCCGCGTTCAGGGCGGTCTTGGCATTTCGATCATGACGACGCCAAAGGGCGTGATGACTGGTCGTCAGGCTCGCCGTGAAGGCGTGGGTGGCGAGGTCCTCTGCGAAGTTTGGTAG
- a CDS encoding type Z 30S ribosomal protein S14 produces the protein MATTAKRVKDARKPKFKSRQHNRCQLCGRPRAFLRKFGVCRLCFRQLVLKGEIPGVVKSSW, from the coding sequence ATGGCAACGACAGCAAAACGTGTCAAAGATGCAAGAAAGCCGAAGTTCAAGTCCCGTCAGCATAACCGCTGCCAGCTCTGCGGCCGGCCACGCGCCTTCCTTCGGAAGTTCGGTGTGTGCCGTCTCTGCTTCCGACAGTTGGTGCTCAAGGGCGAGATCCCAGGTGTTGTGAAGTCAAGCTGGTAG